The region GGCCGTGATGGCCGCCAAGGCGCGGGAGGCCGCGCGCAAGGCGCGCGAGGTCGTGCGCAAGGGCGTGCTGGACATGACCAGCCTGTCCGGCAAGCTCGCGGACTGCCAGAGCAAGGACCCCAGCGTCAGCGAGATCTACATCGTCGAGGGTGAGAGCGCCGGCGGCAGCGCGAAGCAGGGTCGGGACCGCCACTTCCAGGCCATCCTCCCGCTCAAAGGCAAGATCCTCAACGTGGAGCGCGCGCGCTTGGATCGCATGCTCTCGAGCCAAGAGGTCGCCACGCTGATCAGCGCCCTCGGCTGCGGCATCGGCGATAACGGCGGCTTCGATCTTTCGAAGCTCCGGTATCACAAAGTCATCCTCATGAGCGTGGACGCGGCGGAGCACGTCTTCGTCCGGGACGCCGCCGGCGTCCGCATGGTCCGCATCGGTGAGTTCATCGACGCGCGTCTGGACGGCCTGGCGCCGGACGAGCTCGGCGTGTGCAAGATCTCATCCGTTGGGCTCGGAGAGGTACTGTCTTTCGGGCCGGAAGATCACCAGACTCGGTTTTCTCCGATCAAGAGCGTGATTCGCCACCCAGTGAGCGAGCCCCTCTACGAAATCAAAACCTCCTATGGGCGTAACGTTCGAGTTACGGCGAGTCACAGCGTCTTCGTGTTGGAAGACGGCGCTATCACTCTCAAGCGAGGGGATGAGATTCGAGAAGGCGACTACCTGGTCGCTCCGAGGAGCATACGGTTCCCGGAGTCAGCGCCAGAGCGCCTGGACTTGCTTCCCGCTCTCCACGCGGTGCCGGAAGCGGCCGAGCAGGTGTGGCTCAGGGGCCCAGCGGTAGAGGCGTGGTTCCGCTATCGAGTGACCGCGGAACACGCCAGCAATAATCCCGACTTGGTTGCTCCCCGAGTAGACATACCGGCGGAGGTGAGACTCGAGCTAGCGGCACTTCGTCGTGCTTCCGGCGTCTCGAACGTAGCGCTGTGCGAAGCCGTCGGTATCCGCCAACCGGTCACGTTCTACGCTTGGGAGAAGGGAACCTCTCGGCCCACGGAAGAGCACTTCGCGCGCTACCTCCAGGCGATCGGAGCAGACGAGGAATCCGTTCGACGGCGAGTGGAGGTGGGTCCCAGCAAGCTCGAGCGGGTTTGGCAGGAACAGTACAAGGGGGCTCCGAAGAACAGGGTACGGCCCTACGTGCGCCTGTCCGATCTGGAAGCCGAGGATCTCGAATGGTTCGAAGGTCGATCGGACGTGGAGCTCACACCCGAGCACTACGGCAAGGTTGGCATTTCTCGCTTCATCGACGTGTCGCAGGAGCTGGCCACGCTTCTGGGTTTCTATCTTGCAGAAGGATCTTGCTCGGAGCGCAACGGAATTCGCTTCGCCATCGGCAAGGGTAACGAGCGTCTGCTTCCGGAGATGGCTCGTGCCGTCGAGTCGGTGTTTGGCCTGCCAGCAAAGAGCTACGAGAGCGACTCTCGTGTCCGTGAGCTCAAGCTGGTCAACCGTGTCGCCGCACTTGCGTGGCAACACGTGTTTGGTTTCCTGGACATGGAGTCCCACACCAAGCGCATTCCGAATCTGGTGTTCGGTCTCCCCGAAGATTTGCGACTCGCGTTTCTCCGCGGTTACCTCCTCGGTGACGGCACGGTCACGAACGGGCGGGTGGTGCTATCCACATCGTCGCCCGATGTTGCCAGCGGCGTGTCGTATCTGCTTTCGTCGCTCGGCGTGCTGGCGTCGATCTCGGTGCGCGCGCCGGATGGCGTCGTGCGAGAGGTGCGAGGCGAGCCGTGTGTAACCCGCCACGACCACTACTCACTGACGATCTCCGCGCGAGAGGACCTGCGCTCGCTTCGCGTTGCGTGGTGCGACCATGCGGGCGCGCCCTTGGTGGAAGAACGGCTTCGCAGTGACAAGCCCAGCGTCAATCGTCGCTTCGTCGAGATCGGTGGAGACCTCGTTGGCCTTCCTGTGGACAGCATCCGTAGCGTGGAAGCAACGAACGGTAACGTGTACGATTTCTCCGTAGAGCGCGATGAGAGTTTCATCGCGGGCGTCGGTGGCATCGGGTGCCACAACACAGATGCGGACGTCGACGGAAGTCACATACGCACGCTGTTGCTGACGTTCTTCTACCGTCAGATGCGCGAGCTCATCGAACGGGGGCACTTGTTCATCGCGCAGCCGCCGCTGTTCCGCGTGCGCAAGGGGAAGAAGGAAGTGTATCTCAAGGATCAGCCGGCGCTCGATCGTCACCTGATCCAGAACGCCATCGATGGGCTCATCGTGCAGGCCGTGAAAGGACCGCCGTGGTCCGGCATGCCGCTCTTCAACCTTGCCAATCGACTGAAGGCCTTCCGTCAGATCTTGGGCAAGATCGATCGCCGCTGTGACGCACGTGTGGTGGCGGCGCTCATCCGCGCAGCGAACATGTCGCGGGAAGACTTCCGCAACGCCGACAAAGTGAACGCCGCGAAGGAAAAGCTGCAGACGTATCTCGAGGAACGCTATCCCGAGCTCATGCCCCTCACCGTCCATGTGGAGTGGGACAAGACGCACGGCGGCGGCCGCATCGCGGTGAAGTTCCGCCCCGGCGCATCCTCGCGCCCGGCGGTGGCAGATTGGGACATCGCCGATAGCGCGGAGTACCAAGAGCTGCTCACCATCGAGGAAGACATCCGCTCCATCGGGCCTGCGCCGTACTCCGTCACCGACGGGGGCGAGCCGATCACGCTGGCCGACGCAGACGCCCTCGATGGCTTCTTGGAAGAACGCGGTCGCAAGGGCATGCACATCACCCGCTACAAGGGTCTCGGCGAAATGAACGCCGACGAGCTGTGGGAGACCACCATGAACCCGGACGGCCGCACGCTGCTCCAGGTGAAGGTGAGCGACCCGCTCACGGCGGACGAGCTCTTCAGCGTGCTGATGGGCGACCAGGTGGAGCCGCGCCGTCAGTTCATCGAAGAGAACGCGCTGAACGTGCGGAACCTCGACATCTGAGGTCTCGCGCGTCGGGGCGGCGCGCAGTGCGCGAGCGCGAGCGCGTGCGCCCACGCGTCGGGGCGGCGCGCAGTGCGCGAGCGCGTGCCTCCACGCGTTTGGGTCGCCGAACCGCCGCGCCCCGCGCTCTGAGCGGCTCTACGGAAGCTGAGCGGTGCGGGCCGCGCGGCGCGAGCGCTCGGCAAATGAGTCCGGGGCGCGAGGTTCCGCGGCGAACCGACAAGAAAAAACCGATTCAGTTCCACGAGTTAGCGTTCTGGCGCCTGTCTTGGGGCAGCGGGTATGCTAGGGATCGCGCTCCGGGCGCCGTGGCGCTTGGGGTGTGGGTTCGTGTGGTTCCTTTTACGAACCGGCTGATGTGTGCTCTATTCCGCGCCGGTTTTTTCTCTCGAGGTAGGTAAAGATGCGTTCGAATTCCTTCAAGGTTCTGATGAGCATGGGATTCATCGCGCTGGTGGCGTGGAGCATTCCCGCATGCGGCAGCGATGACGACAGTGGCAGCGGCGGCAAGGCCGGCAGCAGCGGCAGCGGCGGAAGCGGCGGCGGCACCGCGGGCAGCGGCGGCACCGCGGGCGGCGCGGCGGGCAGCGGTGGCAGCGCGGGTGGCCTCACCTGCGGCGGCACCGAGTGCACCGCGGGCTGGAAGGTCGGCGGCCTGATCGACGTGGCGGGTTGCTGTGCGACTGGCGACAAGTGCGGCGCGCAGATCGATGCAACCATTGAGAACCTGCTCAAGGTTCCCCAAGGTTGCTACGAGACCGAGCAGGCCGGAACAGTGGACTGCGGCTGCGAATCCTTCGTATTCACCAACCCGCTCGACCAATCTCAGGCGCAGTTCAACGGTTGCTGCAGGCCCGATGGCAAGTGCGGCTTTGCAGTAGACACCAGCAGCCAAGGCGGCCCCAACCTAGGCTGCGTAGAAGCCACTGAGCTCGGCGCCACGGGTGGCACCTGCACCTCGGGCCAGGAGACGCCTCCGCCCACCGGTTCGGACTACTGCGCCGTGGGCGACGGTGGCACGCCGGAAGGCGGCACCGACGGTGGCGTGGGCGACGCTTCGACCGACTGATCGAAACGTTTGCTTGCAAATGTACGAAAGCCGCGGCGCATTGGCGTCGCGGCTTTCGTGCATTCGGGCCACCCACTTCGTCTTCCGTCCCGAGTCACTCCAGAATGCGAAGTCTGGTAGTTCCCAACCCGTCATGGCGGAACTCCCTCGGTGAGCCGTGCAAGCCCAACACGGAGTTCATGCGAAATGATCAGGTAGGAAGACTCAGAACACACATCCGGAATACGGAACGGAACTGGCACAGCCTGCGTGAGTCGGCGCAAGGGTTTCTAGGGAGCCGCCTCAGCAGCCCGTGACGGACCAAAGAGCCTCGCAGTTCGCCATGGGGAAACATTGGTCAGTCCCAGCGCCACCATCGAAATAGTAGTAGCTCTGATTCTTGTCATAGAGGTGATCGTTGCCAGCTTCTCCGAGGAAGATGTCCGAGTAGCTGTCGCATCGGGTCTGCATCAGGACGTCAGCTCCATCCCCTCCATACAAAACACCATTGTAGTTGTAATGATTGACCCAGTCGTTGTCACTCTCGCCCTTGAACGGTTCCAGGGTACCGCCTCGGTCGAAATAGGCAATGTCCGCACCTGGCCCGCCCCAGAAAGCATCCTTGCCCGCCCCGTCCTGGAAGACATCGTTGCCGGCTTCACCATACACGGCGAGATCGTAGCCGTTGTAGTTCCACGCGGACATAGTGGGCAGGTTCGTGCACGTCGACGGCGGCGGCGGTAGAACATCCACCGAGTCATTTCCCGCCCCAGCGCAGATGTTGTTGTGGAAGTACTGGCCTGTAAGCAGTTGGCCGTTTGGATCAGTGACTAAGTAGCTGGCGCAGGAGGACGTACCCGTCCGGATGTACGCAGCTAGAACGTAGCTGCCGAGAAACGCCACACGCCCCAGCCAAACTTGGTTACTACCAGACAGGTCCGGGTTGCCGTACAGCTTCAACGTGTTCGAGTTGTTCGGGCACGCCGCGTCTGCTCGCGCGCCACTGCTCACCGTCAGTATGGCTGCCAGGACTCCACTTACTGCAACAGTGTATGTTCGCATCGACCTGCTCCTTTTCGAAACCTACCCACCATGTTTTCTGCACAGAAGTGGCGCAAGGCTCAATCCGTGCGTCACGCCTGGGTCTTCGTCTTCGCCTAGGCGTGCTGCCAATGCGCAAAATCGCTTCGGCGCTACCACGGCGAGAGTTTCCAGCGCAGCGGCCCTGACCCGAGGGTCCTGCGTAGAAGCAAGCGCGGTGCTCTCGATTTGTTGCTCACCAAACCCAGACGGGGCGCGAGCTTCATGTTCCAGTATTAGTTGTGCCGCTGGAACGGAATGGAGCGGAAGAGAATCCAGCGCCTCTCGGCTCAGGGGCAGGGAGCGAAGCCCTGGCGCCGTGTGCGAAAGGCGAAGACCGACTACACAATTGACGTCGTCTTCTGTGGACGACGAGCGACATGCTCG is a window of Polyangiaceae bacterium DNA encoding:
- a CDS encoding DNA gyrase subunit B, with product MRDRLARRALRSYKKWSVFAARPAASPTASGPPESGAETHPGKLGNRVEERAVLGGRTERVRNIDLTTDLPPSESESPSSTESESPPSDEYGSSNITVLEGLEAVRKRPGMYIGDVHDGSALHHLVWEAVDNAVDEHLAGFCTTASITVHFDGSITVEDDGRGIPVDVMPDRGVSAAEVVMTVLHAGGKFDHSSYKVSAGLHGVGVSAVNAVCEKLSLEIKRQGKVWFQEYRRGVPQGSIQPIGESDATGTKITFKPDTEIFTSVEYSYDILANRLRELAFLNSGLIVNLTDERNGGKHDRFEFKGGIREFVSQLSGKKEPIHEDVIAATVETESPDTKAGVVVDFALQWSASYQEQILCYTNNVFNRDGGTHLTGFRSALTRTLNSYGQAQNLFKEVKNGLSGDDVREGVICVMHVKHPDPSFDSQTKSKLVSSEVKGIVENVVSDVVARYFEEHPQTAKKIVDKAVMAAKAREAARKAREVVRKGVLDMTSLSGKLADCQSKDPSVSEIYIVEGESAGGSAKQGRDRHFQAILPLKGKILNVERARLDRMLSSQEVATLISALGCGIGDNGGFDLSKLRYHKVILMSVDAAEHVFVRDAAGVRMVRIGEFIDARLDGLAPDELGVCKISSVGLGEVLSFGPEDHQTRFSPIKSVIRHPVSEPLYEIKTSYGRNVRVTASHSVFVLEDGAITLKRGDEIREGDYLVAPRSIRFPESAPERLDLLPALHAVPEAAEQVWLRGPAVEAWFRYRVTAEHASNNPDLVAPRVDIPAEVRLELAALRRASGVSNVALCEAVGIRQPVTFYAWEKGTSRPTEEHFARYLQAIGADEESVRRRVEVGPSKLERVWQEQYKGAPKNRVRPYVRLSDLEAEDLEWFEGRSDVELTPEHYGKVGISRFIDVSQELATLLGFYLAEGSCSERNGIRFAIGKGNERLLPEMARAVESVFGLPAKSYESDSRVRELKLVNRVAALAWQHVFGFLDMESHTKRIPNLVFGLPEDLRLAFLRGYLLGDGTVTNGRVVLSTSSPDVASGVSYLLSSLGVLASISVRAPDGVVREVRGEPCVTRHDHYSLTISAREDLRSLRVAWCDHAGAPLVEERLRSDKPSVNRRFVEIGGDLVGLPVDSIRSVEATNGNVYDFSVERDESFIAGVGGIGCHNTDADVDGSHIRTLLLTFFYRQMRELIERGHLFIAQPPLFRVRKGKKEVYLKDQPALDRHLIQNAIDGLIVQAVKGPPWSGMPLFNLANRLKAFRQILGKIDRRCDARVVAALIRAANMSREDFRNADKVNAAKEKLQTYLEERYPELMPLTVHVEWDKTHGGGRIAVKFRPGASSRPAVADWDIADSAEYQELLTIEEDIRSIGPAPYSVTDGGEPITLADADALDGFLEERGRKGMHITRYKGLGEMNADELWETTMNPDGRTLLQVKVSDPLTADELFSVLMGDQVEPRRQFIEENALNVRNLDI